gaagcAAACGAAAACTGAGAATTTCTCATACTGTTTTGTTGAGGTGGGGTGAGGGTGacacttttctctttttatatatatatatatatatatatatatattcacttaGGTTTCTGTTATTGGTCGGATGAATGGGCCCAGAGGGAGGAGGGGAAAGTATCTTATATGCCTAGCTCATACAAGAATTTCTCCTAGAGGAGGGGTGgagtatttatttatagtatttcttacaagttcaaaaaaaataaaaaataaaaatacctgaCATTCAGAAAATCCAATCTTAAAAAAATCCAGCgtaaaccacataaaaatagaTAATACCTCGTGTTGCATGGAGAGAATTAGAGGATTTAATTGAGAGGGGATCTCATCCTGCTTTCCACATTAGTGCCTGTTTTACAACTATAATATTAGAACTGTACATCATGTAATATTTTGTGAGGACAAAGCATACCAACTGCAGCAAATCCTACTGTTATTGCAGGAAAACAAGAACATACTTGATTGCAACTCATCTAAATGGGTGCAAAAACCAGCACTaaacaatgcaaaaaaaaaaaaatatatatatatatatatagagtttatTTACTTGAGGATATTATTTCATTGCATAAGAAATTATTGACCAAAATACTCGGCATCAATGAATTCCATCActatcacaaaaataaataattatgtgAAGGATTTTTCTTTCCATCCTTTACCCAATATTGCAAACCCATGTCTAAACTCAACTATCTTATCTCTTGATGACTATCAAAATTCCATGCTGTTGCAGCTCATTGGCCTGTATCATTAGTCAGATGTTCACGCATGCATGGATTCAGCTCTGCTATATGCATCATGCCATGACAATCTTGTAACTGAATTTATTGGTCATCTACATCTTTATCCAAGGAGGCTGACAAATAGCTCATGATGAAGCCATCCAGATCTCCTTCAAGGACAGAATCAGGATCTGAGACCTCATAGCTAGTTCGGAGATCTTTCACCATGCGGTAAGGCTGCAATGAAAATATTAGAGGAAGTTAATGATGCTTAGATTGTCCATGGTAATACTAACAAACAAGAAAGGTCCCAGATCATACATGGAGCACATAACTACGGATCTGGCTGCCCCAAGTTATGTCAGTGAGAGATTGTGTATGTAGCGCATTCATCTGAGCCTGGCGAGCCATCTCAAGTTGGTCCAATCGAGACTGAAGCACAGCCATAGCTGAAGCCTTATTTTGATGTTGTGATCTGCGTTTTCAACATAAATGTATCTTTGGAATTGAGAAAACTAACCAAACAACAAAGCAAAAAGGAATGGTTTTTTTCCTTAACTTTTACACACCACATTTCATACCTTTCATTTTGACAAGTGGCAGTAACTCCTGTAGGGATGTGAACTATCCTCACAGCACTCTCAGTCGTATTAACATGCTGGCCGCCAGCACCCCCAGCACGAAATCGCTCAATACGGAGATCAGATTCATTGATTTGTACACGGGTAGATCCATCACCCATGATTGGAATTACAGCAACAGCAGCAAATGAAGTATGGCGGCGCTTGTTACTGTCAAAAGGGGAGATACGTACCAACCTGTGCACTCCTACCTCTGCTTTGGCATATCCAAAAGCATATTCACCATCCACTTTGATTGTTGCCCGCTGAAAGAACATAATGatttaaaaccaaaaactatTAGTATAAATAATAATGCCTATCCACTGTTCAATAGCAGCATAGGTAGGTTGCTAGGAGCGAGTGTTGCCAATTTCCTTTAATAAGCAAGTAATCCATTACAAACAATAAGTTTGATCAAAGATAAGGATAAGCAGAAACTAGTGAGAAGATGAACCTTGATTCCGGCAATCTCACCAGGCATTTCATCCACCACAGTTACTTTATATCTACGTTGATGAGCCCACAGTTTATACATCTGCATAACCATTGCTGCCCAATCCATGCTCTCAGTACCCCCAGCTCCAGCTTGAACCTATATCATATACATATAAGAACATCCACCGCTACTAGTGAACaaggagaagaaggaagaaatatataaatgaaacaTGGGAAACTTTCATGTTATCAAGATTCAGAAAACACATgaaggcatttaatgtggaaaAGATGCAATGAACTTAAAGGCTGTTAGTCTTTtacaacaatatataaaaataacctCTATGTAACAAGAGCAAGGATCCTGCACTCCAGCTAACATAGCTTGAAgctctttctcttttgaattttttctcatcCTATGCAAAGCTTTCAATGATTCCTGCAAAGAGAAGGCAAGCAAACATGCATAAAAGTTGGTATCTAGgcaataagaaaagaaaaaaccaagtATTACCTtataacttaaaagaaaaaggctGAATATTAGGATAAGTATTCAACATCTGTAGAACTAATGAATATTTATGTAGCTTGCTTTCATAACATTAAATTAGGAAGAAAATCTATTGAAAAGATAAGCAAGCTATCTCATCCATAAAATGttaggaaagaaagaaaatttctcAGGATCTTGCTCCATCATCTACACATAACAATCAcagtcaatatatatatatataaatggctGATTCCAGTTATTATTGACATTGCACACTGAATTGCATGTTCACCAAAGTTTTGGCAACACTATACACCATATattaaatgaagaaaaaaatttcaaaaattttgccACATTGTTCAATATAGTATACAagctataaattaaaaaatagaatggatACATGCCTAGATAAAGAAGTGAGTGCCCACCGATTCCAACTCCACATCATTCTCTTCATGAGCAAGCTTAATCATGTCAATATGCTCTAACAATTCTCGCTCAAATGCCCTCACTTCTTTCATTTTACCCATAAGCGAACCATGTTCACGGCTTATCTTACCGGCATGCACAGGATCATCCCAAATATCTGGCTTATTCAGCTGCATCGATAACATATCCAACCTAACCACCAATTTCTTCCACTGCCACCATACACGACAAAAAGTACACATCACATTgccatatattatataataacaaaaatcaaaacttgtttCAACCCTTATAATCAGAAATGTAAAGCAAAATTATACTTCAGAATTCAGACTCAACTGAAAACCA
This genomic stretch from Quercus lobata isolate SW786 chromosome 3, ValleyOak3.0 Primary Assembly, whole genome shotgun sequence harbors:
- the LOC115982646 gene encoding peptide chain release factor PrfB2, chloroplastic-like — protein: MLNSKLRKSCRSSTISLQNPKISYFFSSFSHKSTETPSGSCQFSHSAPENPISPSGSCSNSLPSIKNPNGFHQNPLFSSLSESKNPISASGSPGSRPNFSGFCPNSLPNTKNPNGFHQIPLFSTLSASGSCFSSLPSSKKRCQFHQSPVIWTQSHYFSTEAVVEPSTTDGLTVEGIMASNWTILDESESDWRSHAAAVAQSIHLIKKRLKWKKLVVRLDMLSMQLNKPDIWDDPVHAGKISREHGSLMGKMKEVRAFERELLEHIDMIKLAHEENDVELESESLKALHRMRKNSKEKELQAMLAGVQDPCSCYIEVQAGAGGTESMDWAAMVMQMYKLWAHQRRYKVTVVDEMPGEIAGIKRATIKVDGEYAFGYAKAEVGVHRLVRISPFDSNKRRHTSFAAVAVIPIMGDGSTRVQINESDLRIERFRAGGAGGQHVNTTESAVRIVHIPTGVTATCQNERSQHQNKASAMAVLQSRLDQLEMARQAQMNALHTQSLTDITWGSQIRSYVLHPYRMVKDLRTSYEVSDPDSVLEGDLDGFIMSYLSASLDKDVDDQ